CAAAAGTGGAATAAATTGTGTGAATGATTGTCTGTTACACATTGCTGTTTtaaccaccagggggcagccGAGCACCAACTTTTTTGTTCCTCTCCTTCCGTTTGGCTTGAATGGCACAGCAACTTTATTATGGACCAGCaggttgtttttctgttgactgaaattttattttattttttaaactttacTCAGGCTGGGAAGAAGGCAGTGCGTGCAGTGCTATGGGTGTCGGCGGACGGGCTCCGCGTGGTTGATGACAAAACTAAGGTAAGGAAACACTGCACAATGTTGATTATCAtaactggggggaaaaaatccagccattatttttatgaagCAAATTTAAGTTGACGAAGCTTCTTTTCCACAGGACCTGATCCTCGACCAGACCATCGAAAAGGTGTCATTCTGCGCGCCGGATCGGAACTTCGAGAGAGCCTTTTCGTACATCTGCCGGGACGGGACGACGCGCCGCTGGATCTGCCACTGCTTCATGGCTGTCAAAGACTCGGTGAGAACTCCTCACGAGGAAGGAAAAGTCAACAAAGACGCAAACGTGACCGCTGATGTCGTATCGTACATTTAGGGAGAGCGGCTCAGTCACGCCGTGGGCTGCGCCTTCGCCGCCTGCCTGGAGCGCAAGCAGAAACGGGAGAAGGAGTGCGGTGTCACGGCCACATTCGACGCCAACCGGACTACCTTCACCCGCGAGGGCTCCTTCCGGGTCACCACGGCCACGGAGGCGGCCGAACGGGAGGAAGTCATGAGGCAGCTGCAGGACTCTAAAAAAAGTAAGAAACTCACTTCGCACACTTTGCGGGATTGTGACTCATAGGAAATGTTCCATTTTAAGCTCTCAAATGGTCACGAAGCTCAAAAAGACTCAACGTCATTCATGTCGATCCCCGACAGGCGAGAGCGACGCAAAGGCAGCGGGCAACTCGTCCGGCGGCGGCGTGATCAACGTCTCCGCCGTTCAGTCGGGAAACTCCCCGTCGCCCACGTCCTCGCCGCCCCTCTCGCTGGGCACCCTGGGCGTCCCCCGCCCACAAGCCCACGCTGACGTGATGGCCAGGCAGGGCTCGTTCCGCGGCTTCCCGGTGCTCAGCCAAAAGACGTCGCCCTTCAAGCGCCAGCTGTCGCTGCGCATGAACGAGCTACCCTCCACCGTGCAGCGCAAGTCGGACTTCCCCATCAGGAACGCGGGTGAGACGGGGAATTACGGCCACACGCACGTGGACaaaagcgcacacacatagaCGCACACTAATTGGTGTCATCCCATCCACATGCAGTACCCGAGGTGGAAGGAGAGAACGACAGTATAAGCTCGCTGTGTACTCAGATCACCACGGCGTTCAGCGGACCTCCAGAGGACCCCTTTTCCTCAGCGCCCATGCCCAAAGCGCTTGCCTCGCCACAGTCACCCGCAGCGCCAGGTAACCATCCcacatgaaatattaaaagtacaaaggttttacatgaaaaatacacaaatttgaaaaaatacccaacatggtaaaaaaaaaattaaattagaattattaaatattagatgaaaatattaaatagataaaaataatgaGGAACACACAAATAGATGAAAATGGCACAAAAATATAGAGATACTCaagtgaagtaaaaaaaaaaagaatgaactaTACAGAAATTTTATAAAATCTCACCGTGAGCTCAGCTTTCTTCCATTGTGTTTGGCAGCAGCGTAACTTGCATCTGACGCCCTCTTTGCTTTGTGAGTTTAGTAAAGCGGTCCCTCCTGATGGCGAACGCAAACCTTTCACATTTTTAGACACGCCGCGTATATGCTCATTTTCTTGCACACTTGATTGACAGGTCGCATGCCTCGCATGTCTAACATTGAGccatcctcttcttccttccCTTTGCCCTCTTGCTCTTAGTCAACGGCTCTGCCGCTATCGCCTCCTTTTCCGCTCATCCTCACTcccatcctcttcctcctcccaccCTTCCCACCGCTGCTGCTGTTAATCCTCCAGCTCCGAGCTCAGCAGCGTTGGCCCCCGCTCTGCCCGCTCGAGACACTAACCCCTGGGCCAAGACCCCCGCTGGGGTCCCGGCCCCTTCCACGGCGGGTAAGAGGATGTTTTGGGATTATTAACTCATTTTTAGTGTTAAAAATAGGTTGAGAACACATTTCTTAACTCTCTTGAACAATGTGACTTTTTGGTGTTTTGTCCAAACAGGAGGTGATTGGTCGTCGTCCACTCCCGTCATCATCGCCCCGCCCGCGTTTTCTCCGGCGTTGTCTTCGCACAAGCGCACCCCCTCTGAAGCAGAAAAATGGCTGGCGGAGGTTTCCAAGTCTGTCCGGGCTCCTCCGGCCAAGCCCATCCTGGCGGCGGCGCCACAGCCCGCCCTGCCATTTGTGGCCCCCATGGCACCCTCACCCCCGATGGCGTACGTGCCCCTGTTGCCCCCGCGCCAGACTGCTTTCCACTCCATGTCCAACGGGCTGTCCTTCCCACAGCCCAGCGTGCCCGTGGTGGGCATCACCCCCTCACAGATGGTGGCCAATGTCTTCGGATCGGTCGCGCAACCCCAGCCCTTTCTCGCCCCGGCGCCCGTAGCGCCCCCGAGTGTTGTCATCCCGGGCCCCTTCATCAAGCCCCCGCCGTCGCCCGCCACCGCTAGCCCTGCCCGCGCGCACCCCGCCAACGGCGGCGGCAGCTTCAACGGGGCGAACAATTGGGCTACTCCGCCCCATCCGCCCGCCACCTCCTCGCCGGCTAACGCCGCCTCGCAGGAGCCACAGGAAGATGCCTTTGAGGCCCAATGGGTGGCGCTGGAGGGGCGCTCGCACCAGCGTACCACGCCGTCGCCTACCAACCCCTTTTCCACCGAGCTGCACAAAACCTTTGAGATCCAGCTTTGATGACTGTGCCTGAAGAAAGGGTAGGAAGGGAAAATCTCCAATTGCGGGGGAGGTGGCGGTCGCGGGGAAGTGGGGGGAGAGCCGGAGCGTTGACATCTAAGACCCCACCCTACTCCTCAGAAAAACCCTGCTGCTGTTCTTCACAAGTCTCATCAGCATTCTCTGTGCTCGTTTGATCGTCCTGTGGAACATCCACTTTTCCTCCCACCGCCGCCACCCCCTCTCTGTAAGCCGCTTCTTACCCACTCAACTCTCAACCACCTCATGCCCACCAACCTCACCCGACTGGAAGAATAAAGCAAGACAatgccaaaatgtttatttttatgcattAAGTATATTTTAAATAGCTACGGATTTCAACCGTCATCATGCCAAAGGCACAAATTATATATTAGGGATGTGCATCTctccaataaaacaaaaacgacaATTTGGTATGTATCCCAATACATCTGGTGCAATACAATTCATTTACGGTTCAAGTGTGACGATTTGATTTGGTCCGATTCAGTGGGATTACGAATCGACCCGATGTGGTACTGCTGAATTCGAGAAAGTATGATGCAATGActtgttcatttttaaaaaaatgaatgaacttAGTTATTGTAAATGTGGCATTTCCTTCAAATATATCTCTCTACAAGGTGATTTCTATCATATCTCTATAGATTTTAAAATGGAACAATTCGGTTGGATTTAACACACTCGcctttcaaatcaaaactgttttttcgattcagattgttttttgccacacccctaatatatatatttactgtatatatgtaCACATATATTACATATGTAATATGTGTTACATATGTGTATAttatacatatgtatattttacctacatatataaatatatataaagtatCACACACAGCAGTGCTAATTTTTAATGTGATGTAAAGAGATTTTGTGAAGGGACAGCTGCtttactgttattttttttgcatattttattctattttatttttagtcttgGTGGTCGACTGTAAATATTGCAGTAACAATCAACAAGGACCTAGCAACAACGGCAGCAATGATCGGCaatctttttattcttgaGTATgcttgtttttgggatgtgtcTAAAacgtatctttttttttttcaaaaactagTGGATTCctcatgttttgcttttacacAAGCACTAATAACATGAGATGATTGGAACTCCTCCATCAGCCCGCTGCTTAAAGAGTTACAGGGAGATGACAACTGAaacattttccattatttcctGGCTgtcgtgttttgttttgttttttgttttttttcaaatcaaaacctGTGAATATAATCTTTTGTCTGatctatttttccattttgtaattatttcaCAACTTTATTCCATTCGTCTGGAGAAATGTTGAAGTTAAATTTAAAAGGTTGATTAAATGATGGTGGCAGAGAAAAGTGTTCTTGCTTGTCGTTATTATGGCTAGCGTTGGTGGTTCCCACGTAGAATATGGATGGATATGGACAAAAGTTTCTCATGAAAAAGTACTGGTACTTGTCTTCcatctgttgttgttgttgttgtttagtcCTCCTGTCCTGTTGGTGGCGCTAATCAGACCCTGGCGCAGCGGTGCAGCACCTCCGTCGCCGATATAAATGGCACCTGGAAGCTAACTGACTcgttcacaaaaaaaaataaaaaggtaaaTGTACGCGTGTCCGGAGCAGGTGGAGTCTTCAACGAAACACAACGAGGTAagaaagttttattttaaagcgaCGCTTGGTGTTAATTTGTTGTGACACTAAATCGCTGCGTTGGAAAACGCCTTGGTGCGAGCGTGCTGGTTAGCTCGTGACTAACATTGGTCGCCAAACGAAAACAGAAAGATTCTATTCCACgctaaataaatgtgaataaagttgCGTTTGTCTTGTGGAAAATGTGACTAAATTGTGCTCCCGTTTTAGAAGTTTGTGTATTAAATAACCTTATTTTAATGGTGAACATTTGACATTACCCACAACCATCAAccacattgttgttgtttgttagtcaatcaaaactattttattttttaccaatCTGAggtagattttatttttattttttttaatgatgtatTCTGTTTGCAGAGAAATGCAGTGTGGATTCACGTTCCCAAAGTGCATTCAGCTGAAAGTCCACTGACAAAGGACAGGTGCCGTGTGGATGTATATTCATTCCATTTAGaagtatttattcatatatacTCTGGATCattgtcaaaaacaaacagattatttttttaacagccaATACAAATGACTCAAGGAAGTAATTCTGTGTTTTCAAGTTCTTACTCACCTGGTGATGGCTCACCAAAGGCCACTCGTCGCCATCGTCACACTCCTCGGCGCCACCTTTGGCGGTCTTCTCGTGTGGCGAGCATTTAGCATCAAAAAGAAGCGGCCGCCTTCCGTTCAGAGGGAAACGCCGCTTCCTGTCGCCGCAGAAGCCGACCGGCGGCCCCCACATGAGGAGATTGAGGCGGTGGAGTGCGAGAAGACCTGTGCAGCACCTCCTGTGTCCATCCCGACTTCCGACCAGCTGCTGGCGGTGAGGCCGGCGACTGTGAGCTCCGAGGAGGAATGGTGCCATCTTTGGCCATCAATGCGGGAAGACCTGGCGGCGGTCCCCATACTGGGACTCGACTGTGAATGGGTAAACGAATTTTAAGAAGGATTAAATGAGACTATGGCAAACAATCTGTACATCACatactttttgctttttttttttgcacaggtgTCAGCCAATGGCCATGCCCAGGTGGTCTCCCTGCTCCAGCTGGCGTCGTATTCGGGGCGGTGCGTGCTGGTACGGCTTCAGGCGTTCAGCGACGCGCAGCTCCCACCAGACCTGGTGGAGGTCCTGCGCGACCCGCACGTCCTGAAGGCGGGCGTCGGTTGTCACGACGACGGCAAGCGGCTGACGCATGACTACGGGCTTTCGCTGACCTGCGCGGTGGACCTGCGCCACCTCGCCCTCCGACAAAAGTGAGTTCCCTGCCGTTGTAGTttattttgttccccccccccccccccccccactcatacggtaattacttttttttttttttttaattctagaCAAGTTGCACTGAGTACCAGACTTGGCCTGAAGTCGCTGGCAGCCGACGTGTTGAACGTTTCGCTGGACAAGTCGCCAGAACTGCGCTGTAGCGACTGGGAGGCAAATAAGCTGACGCCGGAGCAGGTTCTCCATTTCTACCTCCACCAATTGATTTatgataataaatatatatatatatatatatatatatatatatatatatatatatatatttttttagataaCATACGCGGCCAGGGATGCTCAAGTGTCCGTCGCCCTCTTCTTCCACCTGCTCGGCCCCCACCTCAAAGCTCACCCCACTTGCGCCGACCGGCTTTCCTACGCCGCGTTGGCTGCTTACTGTCAGGGGTTGGTGGACGTGCCCTTCAGGGGCCGGGGGGCCGGCGGGGTGGACGAGCATAGCGATGATGGCAGCCCAGAGAAAACACGGCGTACGCGCAGGCCTCTGATGGGAACATCCTCAAGCCCCGACCGCTCATTGTCTGGAGATCAGCGAGTCCCAGACCCCagaaagaacaacaaaaggaAGCCACTGGGCGTGGGCTACTCTGCAAGGTGAGCTGGAGTCCCAGCCGCCATTTTTGGTGTCACAATCTATCTTTGCTGCCATCACTATTCTGGCATTACAAAGCGGTCCATTGAAGTGAACTTAAACACATCCTGTTGTGTCACAGGAAGTCCCCGCTGTACGACAACTGCTACCTGCACGCCCCCGACGGTCAGCCGCTTTGCACGTGtgacaagaagaaagccaaatGGTACCTGGACAAAGGAATAGGAGGTAGCATTTGTCTCTTTTGCCGCACAGGGAACAGTGACCCAGTTATTTTTCACCTTCGTGTCACACTGCAAATGCGGAACTTGCGTTGCAGAGCTCCAGAGTGAGGACCCGTTTGTGGTGAGGCTTCTGTTTGAGCCATCAGGACGTCCTGACTCCCATCAGGACTACTACCTCACGGCCAAGGAGAACCTCTGCGTAGTCTGCGGGAGAGCAGACTCTTACATCAGGTTAGATTTCTACCAAAATGAGCTCGAACAAGGTTTTTAAGGTTAGTCCCCCCCTGCTTCCAGGAAGAACATCGTCCCTCACGAGTACCGGCGGCACTTCCCAAACGAGATGAAGGATCACAACTCTCACGACATCCTGCTGCTGTGCACCAGTTGCCACGCCGCCTCCAACGTGCACGACGCCTCGCTCAAGCAGCAGCTGGCCGACCAATTTGCCGCCCCGCAGGGATGCGAGGAGGGCGTGCGGCAATTAGAAGACCCGGACCGGCGGCGCGTGCGCTCGGCAGCCCGCGCCCTCCTCATCGCCGGCGGCGGGCTGCCCAAGTGGCGCCAGGACGAGCTGCAGACGCTCGTCCAGAACTTCCTGCACGTGAGCGACGAGCGAGAGCTGACGGAGGACGAGCTTCGGCAGGCTGCCTCCTTGGAGACTAGGTGAGTTGGGAATTTATGGTTGTGATCTCAAGCACTCAAAGGTGTTCCTCTCCCTCCCCAGGATTTCAAACGAGACGCACGTGCCTCACGGCCTGAAGGTGGTGCGCGCCTACACTGAGCGAGGCCCGCGCGGCCTGATGGAACTGGAGCGGCGCTGGAGGCAGCACTTCCTGTCGTCCATGCGCCCCGAACACCTTCCGAAGCTCTGGTGCGTGCAGCACAACCACCAAAAGCTGCTCCGCAAGTACGGCGATGACCTGCCCGTCAAAGTCGACTGAATGGCGGCGACCGCTGCTTGGCAATCACCATGCCGTGGTAGgacttggcttttttttttcttcttcttctttttttaaaaaagagagagagaaagaaagcatttttttgggaaatcaacattttaaaatagacACGCAGCAGCCTGCCTTTTAATCTTAACACATTGCAGGTTAGCGGTTAATGCTAACGAGGGTCATCCTTAATGTTTTCCTGTTGCTCTCTCCCACTTTGTTTCTATTGTCTGTCTGGCTCAGTCGACCAAGTTGTgctctttgaacattttgtctttttggatCCCCTTTAATTTATTGAAAGATGAGATTTTGACCAGCTCTCGCAACGAATGGAGCAACATACGGATTTTGTGCTGCCTGCCCACGTCCCTTGACTATTGTCCTTTCAGTCAATAGATCACTTTAAAAATTTCAGCTTTTCCGAtcctttttaacttttttccaAGATGAATTTTTTGCGGGACGGGCTAGGCGAGAGTTGACGACACTAATGCGAAGTGCTTAATATTTATTGTCGCTCCCACCCACTTATTTGCTTGACTATTGTTCGTTTCAATCAATAGTTGCGCTCTTTAGAAATATCATCTGCTCTTTTGGGGTtccatttaatttatttgaagaTGAGATATTGAGCAGTTTACACAGCGGTGGGAAGAGCAACGCTAACAGCTACTTGGCGCGTAAAATGCCTCCCTTCCCCGGTGCGGGACGCCTTCCGAGGACCATGTTTTAGTGGACCTCCTAGTCTCGATATTCACCAAATGCGCCGCTAGCTCGATTAGCGCGATGATGACGACTCTCGGAAGTGAACAGAAAGTGGTTGTCTTTGTAAATGTCAATGATGTTAATAAAGTTTGTAATGAAATTCAAAAACATCAATCCACATTCACTTTGTTTTAATTCTTTTGTACAAAATCACAGTTTTCATAAATAGTCTGTAAAAgcagtaaaaataagaaaaaaatggtatcAATCGTTTTGAGACGATCACACGTATCGTTGTTTACAATCCAAGCTATGCTGGGTTAAGGCCTCTCGATTTTGGCATGAGAACGATCAGTCCCTGGAACTCGTACCCAAAGAGGACTGGGCGGATCGTTTGGAAACGGGCGACTGCAACAATGGCACACGAGGCGGCTCCTTCCGAAAGGGCTTCCGTTTATCTGacgccatttttgtttttagaaaaGTGGCAGTAGCAAGGAGTGAAAAGTCACtctgacatctttttttttttttttttttttaaactgcatTCCTATGAAAACCTCCAGTTAAAACCTTGGATGACATTTCCGCCCAAGGTTTTGCGTGCTAAAATAAAGTACTGCATATTTTTACTGCGACCATTCAAGGAGCGAACATGTTAGAAGTCACGGGGAGTCCTCAAGGGGTTGAGTCCAAGTCTCATGTGGTTGTGAAAAACTTGTTCAGTCACTGTCATGTATTTGCCAGTCAATCGCTGATTTAGGGGAGAAATTTTatggatgaatgaaaaaagattGTCACGTCAACAAAAGCTCCCAAGTGGTCAACAGAAGCATGGAGTGATTTGGTTCAGTGTCCTGAATGGTTTCATCCAGAGACAAGGCTCTGGAAACTCAGGAGTTAAACGGCTCAAATGCGAAGTTTGGTCCAAGTCTATAATAATTCCCAGTTTACTTGTTTCATGCAAGTCCAAGTCCACATCTCTACAAAACTGAAGACCAACAAGCGAGATCCTCCTGTTCCTCTGCCTTCTCCGTCCTTCATTATTGCTTTACAAAAACATCCAACATTGTTCTCGTCTCTCTCGCTGGGACAGAAGAGCGGGAACTTTTCACAGTTTGAGCTACGGCGAGTCTTGTAGTGGTCCGGGTTTCCCGAAAGGACCCGAAGGTTGCTGGTGTGTTTGGGGGTGTAACGAGTTCTTTGGAGTTACTTTGACTTGAAACATTGGTACGTgttatcaaaataaatacccTGGAAGCTTGGCACTGCTGGGAAAgaattctttaaaaataaataaactaaactaCTACGGAAAGCATAGAGCCCCTATCcaaatagacttttttttttttttcttcatcaccACAAAGGTACACTAAAATGTAGCTAACGCCTAAGCTAACTATTCATagtgctttttctttgtcatatTTCCTCATTTCCAAACAAGCAATTGAATCAATCCGTGTATCATACCTTCATTTTCAAttggcaattaaaaaaatattgtgaacGAGATCATTACTAAATGCTCTTTTCCAGACTTCTGGCTCACAAACAATATCAATTTAAATATCAAAAATCGAGCTAAAATTTTCACCAATATTTAATTTGAGCCCAAATTGAACtagaatctttttttaaaaaattcttcatttttgtgatttaaaatgaaataaatttaGTCGATTTTACAATTgccaatttaaaatgaaaaatgaatgttaCACGGATTAAACTGTTCCTAGCAACAGACAAAAGTCAAGCCTTTGGTTGGCTCAGCTGGGAGTTCCAATGTCCTCGTGGAGCCTCACAAGTTGAGGCGCTGGTGACAGGCTGGTCAGGGGCCATGTTGAGGGGGCCCGCCGGCGGTCCCTGCAGGCGCTGTAGCTCCAGAATGCTGTCGATGGCGCTCTGCAGATGTTCGCTGAGCACGCTGTCTTCCCGTAGAGGCGGGCTAAGGGGGGGCGGCGGGGCGTCCAGCCTGAGGCATTTCACCCGCGGGGTTGGCGCTGAAagaagctttttctttttggattcTGCTCCGTTGGGGATCCTGTCATCGCGGCGAGAATGCTGTGCCGCTCCGCCGTTGGACAGGCGCCCCGCGTGATCCCGCTTGAGCCCAGACTCGCCAATGGAACTGTGCACCACCTTGCGAGAGCCGCACTCCTGCTTGATGGTGAGCCTGAGAGCCCCACGTGAGCTGGAGCGGTACGTCTTCAGGCCAGGCGGGCGTTCTGACAATCTGGTCCAGGTTGGGGCCTGGGAAGGCGGTGGAGGCTGCGAGGTCCCCGGGGAGTGCGAGGAAGATGCTGAAGACGTCAAGGACATCAGGAAAGCCTCTGaaacaacattttgaattttttcttATGCGACTCCACACTTCAATAATATTTTTGGATGTTTGATGGCTAACCCGGGTCTCTGTGTGCCCGCCGCCTGTCCTCCCCCAGGGAAAAGCGTTCTGCCTGCAGGAAGAGACGCTCCAGCATGACCATCTCAGCAGACGGACTCTCCTGCTGCAGGAAACGGttcacacattcatttttttgtcagggcACACACTCAAAAagaatcattttttgtttacccATGTTTCCTTAACCAGCAGCTGCCTGTATTTGTTCACCATGTCTTTAGTGCGCTTCAGCAGGAACCCCGACACCGTGTCGAACTCCTGGTCCACTGCAGGAGGAACCACATCACAGTGATGTTCAGAGCCCGGCATGGGATTACTACAACATTGAGTTATCGGCCGACCTAAAGCTAAATCCTCCTGAGAGGGCGGGTGTCCGGCGCAGACGTGGTACGGCAACAGGCGGCGGGCAGCATCCGTCAGGGAGCAGAAGGCAGGGCCGGTACACGGGAGCTGGACCGCCAGGTGGTCCGAGCAAAGCAGTTGCTGGAACCTGAGGAAGAGTCGAGGCGGTTTTGTCGTGAACACAATACCACAGGTAGGTCTTGTCGGTGGTCTGACGAAACTATCCCACCTGTGTTGTCGGGTTGCTGGTGTTAAACTTTCCTCCGGCTGCAGCTCGACGCCTGCCAGCTGTGTCGCgccaatggcaaaaaaaaatcatgattaCGGCAgtagttttaaaatgtcactagtttttattttcccaccTGCTGACCACCCTCCGGAAGAAGGTGATGCTCCCGGGTGCTGGGAGATGGTGACCGGATATCGGGAGTCGGTACATCGCTCTCGACGACCAAGGCAGCTGTCGGTGCTGGCGTgagagatttttttcatttgtgtacaAAATGGCTGTCTGTCAACAATTCCTTC
Above is a genomic segment from Syngnathus acus chromosome 22, fSynAcu1.2, whole genome shotgun sequence containing:
- the numb gene encoding protein numb homolog isoform X3, whose product is MNKLRQSFRRKKDIYVPESSRPHQWQTDEEAVRSGKCSFAVKYLGHVEVEESRGMHICEEAVKRLKTDRKFFKGFFSKAGKKAVRAVLWVSADGLRVVDDKTKDLILDQTIEKVSFCAPDRNFERAFSYICRDGTTRRWICHCFMAVKDSGERLSHAVGCAFAACLERKQKREKECGVTATFDANRTTFTREGSFRVTTATEAAEREEVMRQLQDSKKSESDAKAAGNSSGGGVINVSAVQSGNSPSPTSSPPLSLGTLGVPRPQAHADVMARQGSFRGFPVLSQKTSPFKRQLSLRMNELPSTVQRKSDFPIRNAVPEVEGENDSISSLCTQITTAFSGPPEDPFSSAPMPKALASPQSPAAPGGDWSSSTPVIIAPPAFSPALSSHKRTPSEAEKWLAEVSKSVRAPPAKPILAAAPQPALPFVAPMAPSPPMAYVPLLPPRQTAFHSMSNGLSFPQPSVPVVGITPSQMVANVFGSVAQPQPFLAPAPVAPPSVVIPGPFIKPPPSPATASPARAHPANGGGSFNGANNWATPPHPPATSSPANAASQEPQEDAFEAQWVALEGRSHQRTTPSPTNPFSTELHKTFEIQL
- the numb gene encoding protein numb homolog isoform X1, with protein sequence MNKLRQSFRRKKDIYVPESSRPHQWQTDEEAVRSGKCSFAVKYLGHVEVEESRGMHICEEAVKRLKTDRKFFKGFFSKAGKKAVRAVLWVSADGLRVVDDKTKDLILDQTIEKVSFCAPDRNFERAFSYICRDGTTRRWICHCFMAVKDSGERLSHAVGCAFAACLERKQKREKECGVTATFDANRTTFTREGSFRVTTATEAAEREEVMRQLQDSKKSESDAKAAGNSSGGGVINVSAVQSGNSPSPTSSPPLSLGTLGVPRPQAHADVMARQGSFRGFPVLSQKTSPFKRQLSLRMNELPSTVQRKSDFPIRNAVPEVEGENDSISSLCTQITTAFSGPPEDPFSSAPMPKALASPQSPAAPVNGSAAIASFSAHPHSHPLPPPTLPTAAAVNPPAPSSAALAPALPARDTNPWAKTPAGVPAPSTAGGDWSSSTPVIIAPPAFSPALSSHKRTPSEAEKWLAEVSKSVRAPPAKPILAAAPQPALPFVAPMAPSPPMAYVPLLPPRQTAFHSMSNGLSFPQPSVPVVGITPSQMVANVFGSVAQPQPFLAPAPVAPPSVVIPGPFIKPPPSPATASPARAHPANGGGSFNGANNWATPPHPPATSSPANAASQEPQEDAFEAQWVALEGRSHQRTTPSPTNPFSTELHKTFEIQL
- the numb gene encoding protein numb homolog isoform X2 gives rise to the protein MNKLRQSFRRKKDIYVPESSRPHQWQTDEEAVRSGKCSFAVKYLGHVEVEESRGMHICEEAVKRLKTAGKKAVRAVLWVSADGLRVVDDKTKDLILDQTIEKVSFCAPDRNFERAFSYICRDGTTRRWICHCFMAVKDSGERLSHAVGCAFAACLERKQKREKECGVTATFDANRTTFTREGSFRVTTATEAAEREEVMRQLQDSKKSESDAKAAGNSSGGGVINVSAVQSGNSPSPTSSPPLSLGTLGVPRPQAHADVMARQGSFRGFPVLSQKTSPFKRQLSLRMNELPSTVQRKSDFPIRNAVPEVEGENDSISSLCTQITTAFSGPPEDPFSSAPMPKALASPQSPAAPVNGSAAIASFSAHPHSHPLPPPTLPTAAAVNPPAPSSAALAPALPARDTNPWAKTPAGVPAPSTAGGDWSSSTPVIIAPPAFSPALSSHKRTPSEAEKWLAEVSKSVRAPPAKPILAAAPQPALPFVAPMAPSPPMAYVPLLPPRQTAFHSMSNGLSFPQPSVPVVGITPSQMVANVFGSVAQPQPFLAPAPVAPPSVVIPGPFIKPPPSPATASPARAHPANGGGSFNGANNWATPPHPPATSSPANAASQEPQEDAFEAQWVALEGRSHQRTTPSPTNPFSTELHKTFEIQL
- the numb gene encoding protein numb homolog isoform X4 translates to MNKLRQSFRRKKDIYVPESSRPHQWQTDEEAVRSGKCSFAVKYLGHVEVEESRGMHICEEAVKRLKTAGKKAVRAVLWVSADGLRVVDDKTKDLILDQTIEKVSFCAPDRNFERAFSYICRDGTTRRWICHCFMAVKDSGERLSHAVGCAFAACLERKQKREKECGVTATFDANRTTFTREGSFRVTTATEAAEREEVMRQLQDSKKSESDAKAAGNSSGGGVINVSAVQSGNSPSPTSSPPLSLGTLGVPRPQAHADVMARQGSFRGFPVLSQKTSPFKRQLSLRMNELPSTVQRKSDFPIRNAVPEVEGENDSISSLCTQITTAFSGPPEDPFSSAPMPKALASPQSPAAPGGDWSSSTPVIIAPPAFSPALSSHKRTPSEAEKWLAEVSKSVRAPPAKPILAAAPQPALPFVAPMAPSPPMAYVPLLPPRQTAFHSMSNGLSFPQPSVPVVGITPSQMVANVFGSVAQPQPFLAPAPVAPPSVVIPGPFIKPPPSPATASPARAHPANGGGSFNGANNWATPPHPPATSSPANAASQEPQEDAFEAQWVALEGRSHQRTTPSPTNPFSTELHKTFEIQL
- the exd2 gene encoding exonuclease 3'-5' domain-containing protein 2 isoform X2, whose product is MAHQRPLVAIVTLLGATFGGLLVWRAFSIKKKRPPSVQRETPLPVAAEADRRPPHEEIEAVECEKTCAAPPVSIPTSDQLLAVRPATVSSEEEWCHLWPSMREDLAAVPILGLDCEWVSANGHAQVVSLLQLASYSGRCVLVRLQAFSDAQLPPDLVEVLRDPHVLKAGVGCHDDGKRLTHDYGLSLTCAVDLRHLALRQKQVALSTRLGLKSLAADVLNVSLDKSPELRCSDWEITYAARDAQVSVALFFHLLGPHLKAHPTCADRLSYAALAAYCQGLVDVPFRGRGAGGVDEHSDDGSPEKTRRTRRPLMGTSSSPDRSLSGDQRVPDPRKNNKRKPLGVGYSARKSPLYDNCYLHAPDGQPLCTCDKKKAKWYLDKGIGELQSEDPFVVRLLFEPSGRPDSHQDYYLTAKENLCVVCGRADSYIRKNIVPHEYRRHFPNEMKDHNSHDILLLCTSCHAASNVHDASLKQQLADQFAAPQGCEEGVRQLEDPDRRRVRSAARALLIAGGGLPKWRQDELQTLVQNFLHVSDERELTEDELRQAASLETRISNETHVPHGLKVVRAYTERGPRGLMELERRWRQHFLSSMRPEHLPKLWCVQHNHQKLLRKYGDDLPVKVD
- the exd2 gene encoding exonuclease 3'-5' domain-containing protein 2 isoform X1; translated protein: MAHQRPLVAIVTLLGATFGGLLVWRAFSIKKKRPPSVQRETPLPVAAEADRRPPHEEIEAVECEKTCAAPPVSIPTSDQLLAVRPATVSSEEEWCHLWPSMREDLAAVPILGLDCEWVSANGHAQVVSLLQLASYSGRCVLVRLQAFSDAQLPPDLVEVLRDPHVLKAGVGCHDDGKRLTHDYGLSLTCAVDLRHLALRQKQVALSTRLGLKSLAADVLNVSLDKSPELRCSDWEANKLTPEQITYAARDAQVSVALFFHLLGPHLKAHPTCADRLSYAALAAYCQGLVDVPFRGRGAGGVDEHSDDGSPEKTRRTRRPLMGTSSSPDRSLSGDQRVPDPRKNNKRKPLGVGYSARKSPLYDNCYLHAPDGQPLCTCDKKKAKWYLDKGIGELQSEDPFVVRLLFEPSGRPDSHQDYYLTAKENLCVVCGRADSYIRKNIVPHEYRRHFPNEMKDHNSHDILLLCTSCHAASNVHDASLKQQLADQFAAPQGCEEGVRQLEDPDRRRVRSAARALLIAGGGLPKWRQDELQTLVQNFLHVSDERELTEDELRQAASLETRISNETHVPHGLKVVRAYTERGPRGLMELERRWRQHFLSSMRPEHLPKLWCVQHNHQKLLRKYGDDLPVKVD